A section of the Festucalex cinctus isolate MCC-2025b chromosome 9, RoL_Fcin_1.0, whole genome shotgun sequence genome encodes:
- the slbp gene encoding histone RNA hairpin-binding protein isoform X1: MSDLARGRRRDGNNTELEDRSHGRSRWSHCRKRGVDGSLRSRRDDYDDGEDDTHTNSRNASFTTPESRGPVSRYARRADWGSQVEEEEMKRDVQRDMQRYRRRLLAGEVTQRERKTSSGSSGSCDSKEGENVEMDEVVLLRRQKQINYGKNTLAYDRYVKEVPKHMRQPGVHPKTPNKFKKYSRRSWDQQIKLWKVKLHAWDPPAEEEGGDADAKNVEELRFEDVMDIELDFPILSDAGSGTCSFSTRNLTLEDDDCGGTPVKMQKTETTADLDMA, from the exons ATGTCTGACTTGGCCAGAGGCAGAAGACGTGACGGAAACAACACCGAACTAGAGGACAG GTCTCATGGCCGATCGCGGTGGTCCCACTGCAGGAAACGAGGCGTTGATGGAAGCTTGCGGTCGCGGAgagatgattatgatgatggtgaagatgacactcaCACTAACAGCAGAAATGCCAG TTTTACCACTCCAGAAAGCAGAGGGCCAGTGTCTCGCTATGCTCGACGGGCTGACTGGGGTAgccaggtggaggaggaggagatgaagAGAGATGTGCAGAGAGACATGCAGCG TTACAGGAGGAGGCTACTTGCTGGAGAAGTCACCCAGAGAGAGAGGAAGACATCTTCTGGCTCTTCTGGCAG CTGTGACTCCAAAGAGGGTGAAAACGTGGAAATGGATGAAGTTGTGTTGCTACGGCGACAGAAACAGATCAACTACGGCAAAAATACGCTGGCCTATGATCGATATGTCAAAGAGGTTCCCAA GCACATGCGACAGCCAGGTGTTCATCCAAAAACTCCCAATAAATTCAAGAAATACAGTCGGCGTTCCTGGGACCAGCAGATCAAACTGTGGAAGGTCAAGCTGCATGCGTGGGACCCCCCAGCAGAAGAAGAGGGAGGAGACGCCGATGCCAAAAATGT CGAGGAGCTCCGTTTTGAGGACGTCATGGACATTGAGCTGGACTTTCCGATATTATCGGATGCTGGGAGTGGTACATGCTCTTTCAGCACACGCAATCTGACACTGGAG
- the LOC144025837 gene encoding uncharacterized protein LOC144025837 produces MLTPEKSGAQPSTSAQMTFHRTMTTTMGPMQDSLGQSSQEREDRAHSNVRPLVLRQRKLLLKVTLLTVSTTMIPKFGWHEVDEFGWQPTIFPFAAKPGPRDAAAELNSHLPADILELFITDELLQHIVHHTNLHANQSMQKQTDKNCCARVYSLQRVFQIVCSDCYCCM; encoded by the exons atgctaacaccggagaaaagtggtgcacaaccgagcacgtctgcacagatgacgtttcatcggacgatgacgactactatgggtccgatgcaagacagtcttggacagtcttcccaagaacgtgaag atcgtgctcacagcaacgtccgaccgctggttctacgacaaagaaag ctcctactcaaagtgacccttctcacagtgagcacaacaatg atcccaaagtttggctggcatgaagttgatgaattcggctggcagccaaccatcttcccctttgctgcaaaaccaggaccaagggatgctgcagcagagctgaattcccaccttccagctgacatcctggagctcttcataacggatgaacttctccagcacatcgttcatcataccaacctccacgcaaatcagtccatgcagaagcagactgacaaaaactgttgcgcacgtgtatatagtttgcaaagagttttccaaattgtttgttctgattgctactgttgcatgtaa